In a genomic window of Candidatus Binataceae bacterium:
- a CDS encoding transferrin receptor-like dimerization domain-containing protein has protein sequence MRPETNSKHTDEYLRTWTLRSCCRVRRLKNLVVAAAAVSFFCASPGFGGPSPAAPDEAAFEHNFDALIHPEELRAWMKLLAAEPNHVSSPHDKANADQILDWFKSWGWEAHIETFSVLYPKPVRETLELLGPHKFTATLQEPPIPGDSSSTATDPALPAYLAYARDGDVTAGLIYVNYGMVDDYKMLERLGGSVKGKIVIARYGSGWRGLKPRLAQEHGAIGCIIYSDPAQDGYSIDDTYPGGPMRPPGGIQRGSVIDMSLYPGDPLTPGIAATSDAKRLPIANAPTIVKIPTIPISYADAQVLLASLGGPVAPAPWRGALPITYHVGPGTAPVHLAVKSDWQLHPIYDVIAMMKGSTWPDQWVVRGNHHDGWVFGASDPLSGQVALLAEAKAFGGLAARGWHPKRTLVYASWDGEEPMLMGSTEWGEAHAAELKQKVVLYINSDANERGFLEVGGSHDFQHLVNEVAGEVIDPETGVPIGQRLRAKIRIAALAPTAPEHIKAEAKIAADPGKDFPIEALGSGSDFSVFLDHLGVPALNVGFAEEGRSSGVYHSRYDTFEHHSRFVDPGFIYDALLAKTIGRMVERVADSELPVQNAGGLANAISEYLDQVKKLADEEREQAEAQAGLLRDRAFQLAADPTKSSGVPAALDSVPHTEVASLEDAVDRLKRRAKAYDDALAKNGPHLSPTQLARVQVLMLDIDQTLAPAVGLPGRTWNKNLIYAPGRDTGYEAKTLPGVREAIEERRWSDAPRYAELTANALNAYSDRLDQVTIILNGK, from the coding sequence ATGAGGCCAGAGACCAACTCAAAGCATACGGATGAATATCTACGAACCTGGACACTGAGAAGTTGTTGTAGAGTACGGCGCCTTAAGAATCTCGTCGTAGCGGCCGCTGCGGTGAGCTTTTTCTGCGCGAGTCCGGGCTTCGGCGGACCCTCGCCCGCCGCGCCTGATGAGGCGGCCTTCGAACATAACTTCGACGCGCTCATTCATCCCGAAGAATTGCGCGCCTGGATGAAGTTGCTCGCTGCCGAACCAAACCATGTCTCGTCGCCCCACGACAAGGCCAATGCCGATCAGATCCTGGACTGGTTTAAAAGCTGGGGATGGGAGGCACACATCGAGACTTTCTCGGTGCTCTATCCGAAGCCAGTACGCGAGACCCTGGAACTTCTCGGCCCGCATAAATTCACCGCCACGTTGCAGGAACCACCCATCCCCGGCGATTCGAGCTCGACCGCGACCGATCCAGCTCTGCCAGCGTACCTCGCTTATGCGCGCGACGGTGACGTAACCGCGGGTCTCATCTACGTTAACTACGGGATGGTCGACGATTACAAGATGCTCGAGCGGCTCGGCGGCAGTGTAAAGGGGAAGATCGTTATCGCACGCTACGGCTCCGGATGGCGCGGGTTGAAGCCCAGACTTGCCCAGGAGCACGGCGCGATTGGATGTATCATCTATTCAGACCCGGCACAGGACGGCTACTCGATCGACGACACCTATCCCGGCGGTCCGATGCGCCCTCCTGGGGGCATTCAGCGCGGCTCAGTCATCGACATGAGTCTCTATCCAGGCGATCCGCTGACGCCGGGAATTGCGGCCACCAGTGACGCGAAGCGCCTGCCGATAGCCAATGCACCCACGATCGTCAAGATTCCAACCATTCCTATCTCATACGCCGATGCGCAGGTCTTGCTGGCTTCGCTCGGAGGACCGGTCGCTCCCGCACCGTGGCGTGGTGCACTGCCGATTACCTATCACGTCGGACCGGGCACGGCGCCAGTGCATCTGGCAGTCAAGTCCGATTGGCAGCTTCATCCGATATACGACGTCATAGCGATGATGAAGGGCTCGACCTGGCCGGATCAGTGGGTGGTCCGCGGCAATCATCACGACGGCTGGGTTTTCGGAGCCAGCGATCCGTTGTCAGGTCAGGTCGCGCTGCTTGCGGAGGCCAAGGCGTTCGGCGGGCTCGCCGCGCGGGGTTGGCATCCCAAGCGCACTCTTGTCTACGCGAGCTGGGATGGGGAGGAACCCATGCTCATGGGCTCGACTGAGTGGGGCGAGGCCCACGCCGCTGAACTGAAGCAGAAAGTGGTGCTGTACATAAACTCCGATGCCAACGAACGAGGCTTCCTGGAAGTCGGCGGGAGCCACGACTTTCAGCACCTGGTCAACGAAGTCGCCGGCGAAGTAATCGATCCTGAGACCGGAGTCCCGATCGGCCAGCGCCTGCGCGCAAAAATTCGCATAGCTGCGCTGGCACCGACCGCTCCGGAGCACATCAAGGCCGAGGCCAAGATCGCGGCGGACCCGGGCAAGGATTTCCCAATTGAGGCGCTGGGCTCGGGCTCCGATTTTTCGGTTTTTCTCGATCACCTTGGCGTCCCCGCGTTGAACGTCGGTTTCGCCGAGGAGGGCCGTTCCAGCGGCGTCTATCACTCCCGTTACGACACCTTCGAGCATCACAGTCGCTTCGTTGACCCGGGTTTCATTTATGACGCGTTGTTGGCCAAGACGATCGGTCGAATGGTGGAGCGCGTCGCTGACTCCGAACTTCCTGTCCAAAACGCGGGTGGTCTTGCCAACGCGATTTCTGAGTATCTCGACCAGGTCAAGAAGCTCGCTGACGAGGAACGAGAACAAGCCGAGGCGCAAGCTGGGCTGCTCCGCGATCGAGCCTTCCAGCTTGCAGCCGATCCCACGAAATCAAGCGGTGTGCCTGCTGCGCTCGATTCGGTCCCCCACACTGAGGTTGCGTCACTTGAGGACGCGGTAGATCGTCTGAAGCGCCGCGCCAAGGCCTACGACGACGCGCTTGCGAAGAACGGCCCGCACCTGTCCCCCACTCAACTGGCCCGCGTCCAAGTCCTGATGCTGGACATCGACCAGACGTTAGCGCCCGCCGTGGGTCTCCCGGGAAGGACCTGGAACAAGAATCTAATTTATGCGCCGGGCCGCGATACAGGTTATGAAGCCAAGACCCTGCCCGGCGTCCGTGAGGCAATCGAAGAGCGCCGCTGGTCCGACGCCCCGCGTTACGCCGAACTCACGGCGAACGCTCTAAATGCCTACAGCGACCGTCTCGATCAAGTAACCATCATTCTCAACGGCAAGTAG